One segment of Nocardia farcinica DNA contains the following:
- a CDS encoding replication initiator, with amino-acid sequence MTTTEVPPRLTAAQRRALPDFTDVAQATAERFGVCVRPVTMRAVDPMTGQTTYLAAPCKSTIASVCKPCADRARWLRMTQCREGWHADTEPIDETREPSEQQTDLLAARADAVADYGQAREDGDTELADALADVVTEIDCEIRELGFRGPLPPLEAKPRARRVRSTKRRQDVPNLPRKRIERRTVGQVIGGYRSSMMVTLTMPSYGPINRDGAIDQDGKPCSDGSPRDPETYDYARAARDIVFFSKLVDRWIQNLRRCVGYDVQYFATVEPQKRGAPHLHLLLRGAISREILRMVTAATYHQVWWPHFDPEHEVYSGDRLPVWDHRLMTFVDPDTRRPLTGWDEALDILDSVDDLEPAYTVRFGERMDPGHMKGYIPGEKADRAIGYVTKYLTKSVSEVLDTTSARTAAHYDRLHAELQHTPCSPRCPVWLRYGIVPKGASDKTVAGRCKGKAHRRDTLGLPGRRVLVSRRWSGKTLPDHKADRAEFVRQLLAAVGISKPDTSHWIVRPVEPGDQSAPPRDHLIMSAIAQRTAWRAEYTRALLAAGPAAAQHSSAIAVAA; translated from the coding sequence GTGACCACCACCGAGGTTCCGCCCCGCCTGACCGCCGCCCAGCGTCGCGCCCTGCCCGACTTCACCGACGTCGCGCAGGCCACGGCCGAGAGGTTCGGGGTGTGCGTGCGGCCGGTGACGATGAGGGCTGTCGACCCGATGACCGGGCAGACGACTTACCTGGCGGCCCCGTGCAAGTCGACAATCGCCAGCGTGTGCAAGCCGTGCGCGGACCGTGCTCGTTGGCTGCGCATGACCCAGTGCCGGGAGGGCTGGCACGCCGACACCGAACCGATCGATGAGACGCGCGAGCCCTCCGAGCAGCAAACCGACCTGCTGGCCGCGCGCGCTGATGCGGTGGCCGACTATGGGCAGGCACGCGAGGACGGCGACACCGAGCTCGCCGACGCCCTGGCCGACGTGGTGACCGAAATCGACTGCGAGATAAGGGAACTCGGGTTCCGTGGCCCTCTGCCGCCGCTGGAGGCCAAACCGCGGGCTCGGCGGGTGCGGTCGACCAAGCGCCGCCAGGACGTGCCCAACCTGCCCCGCAAGCGCATCGAACGGCGCACGGTCGGTCAGGTGATCGGCGGTTACCGGTCCTCGATGATGGTCACGCTCACCATGCCGTCCTACGGTCCGATCAACCGCGACGGCGCGATCGACCAGGACGGCAAGCCGTGCTCGGACGGGTCTCCGCGTGATCCGGAGACCTACGACTACGCCCGCGCTGCCCGCGACATCGTGTTCTTCTCCAAGCTGGTGGACCGCTGGATTCAGAATCTCCGCCGCTGCGTCGGCTATGACGTGCAGTACTTCGCCACTGTGGAGCCGCAGAAACGCGGCGCCCCGCACCTGCACCTGCTACTGCGCGGCGCGATCTCCCGCGAAATTCTGCGGATGGTGACCGCGGCGACCTATCACCAGGTGTGGTGGCCGCACTTCGACCCCGAGCACGAGGTGTATTCCGGTGACCGGCTCCCGGTCTGGGATCACCGGCTCATGACCTTCGTGGACCCGGATACCCGCCGGCCGTTGACGGGCTGGGATGAGGCCCTGGACATCCTCGACAGCGTGGACGACCTCGAACCCGCCTACACGGTGCGGTTCGGCGAACGCATGGACCCCGGCCACATGAAGGGTTACATCCCCGGGGAGAAGGCCGATCGCGCGATCGGCTACGTGACCAAGTACCTCACCAAGTCGGTCAGCGAGGTACTGGACACGACCTCGGCCCGCACGGCGGCCCACTACGACCGCCTGCACGCCGAGCTTCAGCACACCCCGTGCTCGCCGCGCTGCCCGGTGTGGCTGCGGTACGGCATCGTGCCCAAGGGCGCCAGCGACAAGACCGTGGCCGGCCGCTGCAAGGGCAAGGCCCACCGCCGTGACACCCTCGGCCTGCCCGGCCGCCGAGTGCTGGTCTCCCGCCGCTGGTCCGGGAAGACGCTGCCCGACCACAAGGCCGACCGCGCGGAGTTTGTTCGGCAGTTGCTCGCCGCTGTGGGTATCAGCAAGCCGGATACCTCGCACTGGATCGTGCGCCCGGTCGAGCCTGGCGACCAGTCCGCCCCGCCTCGGGATCACCTGATCATGTCCGCCATCGCCCAACGAACAGCCTGGCGAGCGGAATACACACGTGCACTGCTGGCAGCGGGACCAGCGGCGGCACAACACAGTTCGGCAATCGCGGTAGCAGCGTAG
- a CDS encoding FtsK/SpoIIIE domain-containing protein, giving the protein MSTVATIAAAGGALAGAGWLAWMRHLGTGPRPVSVDDIVAAAPPELRPAALILGDRAQTNLMFAALGLGSIEGGWPFVDRWDYAEHGVDVDVMMLGGQSFSDWSNDEVLSQFATYFSVPEVTVSSPAPSWVRLHVKTFDTLAAPAPAPGVVHHGVDLEAVPVGVTEAHDVWRLRVLYGHILVAGATGSGKGSVLWSVLAGVGPAIRDGLVDVWMADPKGGVEFGRGENKLFVRFATDTESILAMLREAVEVLQERLAHMRAHGIRKHRPTSEQPLVLIIVDEAASLSAYAEPDQAKEFRRLTGLILSQGRAAAVSMVAALQDPSKETMPNRQLFPIRIGLRLDEPTQVAMVHGQGARDRGARCDKISERTPGVGYVGEDGTAEFVRVRAFWVSDEAADAIVDAYSPAPEITGPTEDYSEFDPDYIPGEDGAAAA; this is encoded by the coding sequence ATGTCGACTGTTGCAACGATTGCCGCTGCTGGCGGTGCGCTGGCTGGGGCGGGCTGGCTGGCCTGGATGCGCCATTTGGGGACTGGTCCGCGTCCGGTGAGTGTGGATGACATCGTGGCTGCTGCCCCGCCTGAGCTGCGGCCGGCGGCCCTGATTCTGGGCGACCGTGCCCAGACGAATCTCATGTTCGCTGCCTTGGGTCTGGGTTCGATTGAGGGCGGCTGGCCGTTCGTGGATCGTTGGGACTACGCCGAGCACGGCGTCGATGTCGACGTGATGATGTTGGGCGGTCAGTCGTTCTCGGACTGGTCCAACGACGAGGTGTTGAGCCAGTTCGCTACCTATTTCTCGGTGCCCGAGGTGACAGTGTCGTCGCCTGCGCCGAGCTGGGTTCGTCTTCACGTCAAGACCTTCGACACGTTGGCGGCTCCGGCACCGGCGCCGGGTGTGGTCCATCACGGGGTGGACTTGGAGGCGGTCCCGGTGGGTGTGACCGAGGCCCATGACGTGTGGCGGTTGCGGGTGCTCTACGGGCACATCCTGGTCGCGGGTGCGACGGGGTCGGGTAAGGGCTCGGTGCTGTGGTCGGTGCTGGCCGGGGTCGGCCCGGCGATCCGTGACGGCCTGGTGGATGTGTGGATGGCCGACCCGAAGGGCGGCGTGGAGTTCGGGCGCGGCGAGAACAAGCTGTTCGTGCGGTTCGCCACCGACACCGAATCCATCCTGGCGATGCTGCGCGAAGCGGTGGAAGTCCTGCAAGAGCGTCTGGCGCACATGCGCGCCCACGGCATCCGCAAGCACCGCCCGACCTCGGAGCAGCCGCTGGTGTTGATCATCGTGGACGAGGCGGCTTCGCTGTCGGCCTATGCCGAGCCTGACCAGGCCAAGGAGTTCCGCCGCCTGACCGGGTTGATCCTGTCGCAGGGCCGCGCGGCTGCGGTGTCGATGGTCGCGGCGCTACAGGACCCGAGCAAGGAAACCATGCCCAACCGGCAGCTTTTCCCGATCCGGATCGGGCTGCGCCTGGATGAGCCGACGCAGGTGGCGATGGTCCACGGCCAGGGCGCCCGTGATCGCGGGGCACGCTGCGACAAGATCAGCGAGCGCACGCCCGGTGTCGGCTATGTCGGCGAAGACGGCACCGCGGAGTTCGTGCGGGTGCGAGCGTTCTGGGTCTCCGACGAGGCCGCCGACGCGATCGTGGACGCCTACTCGCCTGCCCCCGAAATCACCGGTCCCACAGAGGATTACAGCGAGTTCGATCCGGACTACATCCCTGGCGAGGACGGGGCGGCGGCGGCATGA
- a CDS encoding DUF2637 domain-containing protein — translation MLVVLAIGGAAFVLSFAALRDLAIKAHTPTHLAWLFPVIVDGTIIQATIAVLALADSPERRWFTGVLAAGAAVSIGGNVAHSLVSGHGYLAALLAVIAPAALLIDTHGLAVLLRTRRASEQSEPVADSPSVVPAAAPTPTPRPAAASVPTPQAVAVSPVPVRPIATPPIATPPRVVQPPRPVRPVVGPRS, via the coding sequence GTGCTCGTTGTCCTGGCCATTGGTGGGGCCGCGTTCGTGTTGTCGTTCGCGGCCCTGCGTGACCTGGCGATCAAGGCCCATACTCCGACACATCTGGCGTGGCTGTTCCCGGTGATCGTGGACGGCACCATCATTCAAGCCACGATTGCGGTACTCGCCCTCGCGGACTCGCCGGAGCGCCGCTGGTTTACCGGGGTCCTCGCCGCGGGTGCGGCGGTCTCGATCGGCGGCAACGTCGCTCATTCCCTGGTCTCCGGTCACGGCTATCTCGCTGCGCTGCTGGCGGTGATTGCTCCAGCTGCGCTGCTGATCGATACCCACGGCTTGGCGGTGCTGCTGCGTACCCGCCGAGCGTCTGAGCAGTCCGAACCGGTGGCGGATTCCCCGTCTGTCGTTCCGGCTGCTGCGCCGACACCGACACCTCGGCCTGCGGCTGCGTCTGTGCCGACACCGCAGGCTGTCGCGGTCTCCCCGGTGCCGGTGCGACCGATCGCAACACCACCGATCGCAACACCACCTCGGGTGGTTCAACCTCCGCGCCCGGTCCGGCCGGTCGTGGGTCCTAGGAGTTGA
- a CDS encoding GntR family transcriptional regulator: MVAKYERVAESIRHKIRTKQLPAGERLPAETALSEEYKVSVPTIRQAMGVLRAEGLIESRQGIGTYVRAPRQKVRRDSARHQWEKDRARSAETERRATGATERDTGLAIDDLQFTAWYDRVEADERLAAVFEIPVGTTLLQRNYRTKLRNEPAPLNLSTSYMVYDVAAANPELVDDTNEPWPGGTHHQLYTLGIEVDRVVETVSTRPPTTAEVEELDITPTVSVFVVRKRMIDTSGHTVEYSDVILPGDRTEMTFETKLTRWDRR, encoded by the coding sequence ATGGTGGCGAAGTATGAGCGGGTGGCCGAGAGCATCCGTCACAAGATCAGAACCAAGCAGCTACCAGCGGGTGAACGGCTCCCCGCCGAGACTGCCCTAAGCGAGGAATACAAGGTCAGCGTGCCCACCATCCGCCAGGCGATGGGCGTACTCCGAGCGGAAGGGTTGATTGAGTCCCGGCAGGGAATCGGCACATATGTTCGTGCACCCCGTCAAAAGGTCCGCCGCGACTCGGCCCGTCACCAATGGGAAAAGGACCGTGCACGTTCGGCTGAGACGGAGCGGCGAGCCACGGGAGCAACGGAACGCGACACCGGCCTTGCGATTGATGACCTCCAGTTCACGGCCTGGTATGACAGGGTGGAGGCTGACGAACGACTCGCGGCCGTGTTTGAAATTCCTGTTGGCACAACGCTTCTGCAACGCAATTACCGAACCAAGTTGCGGAATGAGCCAGCACCGTTGAACCTCAGTACCTCGTACATGGTGTACGACGTAGCTGCCGCGAATCCGGAGCTCGTTGACGACACTAACGAGCCGTGGCCGGGCGGCACTCACCACCAGCTCTACACCCTCGGCATCGAGGTCGACCGAGTTGTGGAGACGGTATCGACCCGCCCGCCGACCACAGCGGAAGTGGAGGAGCTCGATATCACGCCCACCGTCTCGGTATTTGTTGTTCGTAAGAGGATGATTGACACGTCCGGCCACACCGTCGAGTACTCCGACGTAATCTTGCCCGGCGACCGAACCGAGATGACTTTCGAAACCAAGCTCACGAGGTGGGACCGCCGATGA
- a CDS encoding glycosyltransferase family 2 protein translates to MNNKLISVITPVYRPVPEFLSAAYESLTAQELPEGWEWEWLVQEDGLTGDVARLLPQDPRISFGMGRHGGPGVCRSLALARAEGSLVKVLDADDQLTPGTLLRDITALSQPGIGWATSKVLDLLEDGTTVGFEYDPDGGRLQSQQVVQHWRTHNYRAPVHPATLCIRRDLLLALGGWMALPASEDTGLLLAADAVADGWFSSEPGLLYRKWHGQVTAHPAHTEADEIAARMALIAARAEVLHETTRFKPSNTVTA, encoded by the coding sequence ATGAACAACAAACTGATCTCCGTCATTACGCCGGTATACCGTCCTGTCCCTGAATTCCTCAGTGCAGCTTACGAATCGCTGACCGCGCAGGAGCTTCCCGAGGGTTGGGAATGGGAATGGCTGGTGCAAGAGGACGGCCTAACGGGTGATGTTGCTCGCCTGTTGCCCCAGGACCCGCGAATCAGCTTCGGGATGGGTCGGCACGGGGGGCCGGGAGTGTGCCGATCGCTCGCCCTGGCGCGAGCAGAGGGCAGCCTTGTCAAAGTGCTCGACGCGGACGACCAGTTGACTCCCGGAACCCTGCTGCGCGATATCACGGCCCTGAGTCAGCCCGGGATCGGCTGGGCGACATCCAAGGTTCTCGACCTGCTTGAGGACGGCACGACGGTCGGGTTCGAATACGATCCTGACGGCGGTCGGCTTCAATCGCAACAAGTCGTTCAGCACTGGCGCACCCACAATTACCGGGCTCCGGTGCACCCGGCGACCCTGTGCATCCGCCGCGATCTGCTGTTGGCGCTGGGTGGTTGGATGGCTCTGCCAGCGTCCGAAGATACCGGGCTACTACTCGCGGCCGATGCTGTCGCGGACGGCTGGTTTTCGTCGGAGCCGGGCTTGCTCTACCGGAAGTGGCACGGCCAGGTGACCGCGCACCCTGCACACACCGAAGCTGACGAGATCGCCGCCCGGATGGCACTAATCGCAGCTCGGGCCGAAGTCTTGCACGAAACCACCCGATTCAAACCCAGCAACACGGTGACCGCCTAG
- a CDS encoding TetR/AcrR family transcriptional regulator gives MARQQERARRTRAAIIRSAAVEFGKSGYAAASLNRILEGSRATKGAMYFHFDSKEDLARAVLETAVERYRSSAERWLARTDLGPLDVLHGMIDELALRLEHDIIVQAEYRLIIEPDFYRDVQVGGGRILTRATRSLAVRAIDHGQLREDADPDRFTRTLTAALAGQRYLVDLLGGASDLRSRFQEALEVVVASMATPEWCEKFAVDGWGASARLEELGLGL, from the coding sequence ATGGCACGGCAGCAAGAGCGGGCCCGCCGGACACGGGCGGCGATTATCAGGTCCGCCGCCGTCGAATTCGGGAAGAGCGGCTATGCCGCGGCATCGCTGAACCGGATCCTGGAAGGATCGCGCGCGACCAAGGGTGCGATGTACTTCCACTTCGACTCCAAGGAGGACCTGGCAAGGGCGGTGCTGGAGACCGCGGTCGAACGCTACCGTTCCTCGGCCGAGAGATGGCTGGCCAGAACGGATCTCGGTCCACTCGACGTACTGCACGGCATGATCGACGAGCTCGCGCTGCGGCTCGAGCACGACATCATCGTGCAGGCGGAGTACCGGCTCATCATCGAGCCCGACTTCTATCGCGACGTGCAGGTCGGTGGTGGGCGCATCCTCACCCGCGCCACCCGCTCGCTGGCGGTCCGCGCGATCGACCACGGTCAGCTGCGCGAGGACGCCGACCCGGACCGGTTCACCCGCACGCTCACCGCGGCGCTGGCCGGCCAGCGCTACCTGGTGGACCTGCTCGGCGGCGCGTCCGATCTGCGCAGCCGGTTCCAGGAGGCGCTCGAGGTCGTCGTGGCGTCGATGGCGACGCCCGAGTGGTGCGAGAAGTTCGCGGTGGACGGGTGGGGTGCCTCGGCACGGCTGGAAGAGCTCGGACTGGGCCTCTGA
- a CDS encoding DUF937 domain-containing protein, which translates to MTSFDELLSNVPISQIAEKLGVDESTARTAVQAALPTLLGGLQANAAEPAGATALVGALDKHDPGLVEGQGAVDIAQVDVADGAKIVDKVFGAEKNTVISALGSTAGTGGNDLVAQLLPILAPIVLAYLAKQLTGGAAAPQAPAPAPTPTPSAGGAIGDILGGLLGGGKGGIGGAIGEAIAKNAGGALGNVLGGLLGGKR; encoded by the coding sequence ATGACTTCCTTCGACGAATTGCTCTCCAACGTTCCGATCAGCCAGATCGCCGAGAAGCTCGGCGTGGACGAGTCCACCGCGCGCACCGCCGTGCAGGCCGCGCTGCCGACGCTGCTCGGCGGGTTGCAGGCCAACGCCGCCGAGCCCGCGGGCGCGACCGCGCTGGTCGGCGCGCTGGACAAGCACGATCCCGGCCTGGTCGAGGGCCAGGGCGCGGTCGACATCGCCCAGGTGGACGTGGCGGACGGCGCCAAGATCGTCGACAAGGTGTTCGGCGCGGAGAAGAACACGGTCATCAGCGCGCTCGGCTCGACCGCGGGAACCGGCGGCAACGACTTGGTGGCCCAGCTGCTGCCGATCCTGGCCCCGATCGTGCTCGCCTACCTGGCCAAGCAGCTCACCGGTGGTGCCGCGGCACCCCAGGCGCCCGCACCCGCGCCCACGCCCACGCCTTCCGCCGGCGGCGCGATCGGCGACATCCTCGGTGGCCTGCTCGGTGGCGGCAAGGGCGGCATCGGTGGCGCCATCGGCGAAGCCATCGCCAAGAACGCGGGTGGCGCCCTCGGCAACGTGCTCGGCGGCCTGCTCGGCGGGAAGCGCTGA
- a CDS encoding acyl-ACP desaturase — protein sequence MARDLTQLELLTELEPVAEENVNRHLSLAKEWHPHDYVPWDEGRNFAALGGVDWDPEQSKLSEVAKAAMITNLLTEDNLPSYHREIAENFSQDGAWGTWVGRWTAEENRHGIVMRDYLVVTRGVDPVALEQARMIHMTNGFASPAEADAGFLHSVAYVTFQELATRVSHRNTGKVCDDPIADRMLQRVAADENLHMIFYRNMCGAALDLVPDQAIEAITLILEHFQMPGAGMPNFRRNGVLMAKHGIYDLRQHLEEVVQPVLKKWNVFDRTDFTARGEQTRERLAAFLDKLSKDVVKFEEQRDRMLAREAKKREMADAAAS from the coding sequence ATGGCAAGGGATCTGACTCAACTCGAACTGCTCACGGAGTTGGAGCCGGTTGCCGAGGAAAACGTCAACCGTCACCTCTCCCTGGCTAAGGAATGGCATCCGCACGACTACGTCCCGTGGGACGAGGGCCGCAACTTCGCGGCACTCGGCGGCGTGGACTGGGATCCGGAACAGTCCAAGTTGAGCGAGGTCGCCAAGGCGGCCATGATCACCAACCTGCTCACCGAGGACAACCTGCCCTCCTACCACCGCGAGATCGCGGAGAACTTCTCCCAGGACGGGGCCTGGGGCACCTGGGTCGGTCGCTGGACCGCCGAGGAGAACCGGCACGGCATCGTGATGCGCGACTACCTGGTGGTCACCCGCGGTGTGGATCCGGTCGCGCTCGAGCAGGCCCGCATGATCCACATGACCAACGGCTTCGCCTCGCCCGCCGAAGCCGACGCGGGCTTCCTGCACTCGGTCGCCTACGTCACCTTCCAGGAACTCGCCACCCGCGTGAGCCACCGCAACACCGGCAAGGTCTGCGACGACCCGATCGCCGACCGCATGCTGCAGCGCGTAGCCGCGGACGAGAACCTGCACATGATCTTCTACCGCAACATGTGCGGTGCGGCCCTGGACCTGGTGCCCGACCAGGCCATCGAGGCGATCACGCTGATCCTGGAGCACTTCCAGATGCCGGGCGCGGGCATGCCCAACTTCCGCCGCAACGGCGTGCTGATGGCCAAGCACGGCATCTACGACCTGCGCCAGCACCTGGAAGAGGTCGTCCAGCCGGTGCTGAAGAAGTGGAACGTCTTCGACCGCACCGACTTCACCGCGCGCGGTGAGCAGACCCGCGAGCGGCTGGCCGCCTTCCTGGACAAGCTGTCCAAGGACGTGGTGAAGTTCGAGGAGCAGCGCGACCGCATGCTGGCTCGCGAGGCCAAGAAGCGCGAGATGGCGGACGCCGCCGCGAGCTGA
- the dusB gene encoding tRNA dihydrouridine synthase DusB, with product MTTEATSTLRIGPYPVDPPVVLAPMAGITNLAFRKLCREFGSATSIYVCEMITARAVVERNEKTLHMMSFDADEHPRSMQLYGVDPQTLGEAVRIIVGEGWADHIDMNLGCPVPKVTRLGGGAALPYKRALFARIVRAMVAAAEPAGVPVTVKFRIGIDDDHHTYLDTGRIAEAEGARAVSLHARTAAQRYSGQADWSAIARLKEAVTTIPVLGNGDIFAAEDAVRMMAETGCDGVVVGRGCLGRPWLFAELQAALRGQPLPEPPNLGRVGEVLYRHGALLSEHLGEDKAMRDLRKHMAWYLMGFPVGADLRRSFATVSSLAQLRDLIGRLDPTAPFPKDAEGPRGRQGSPGKVALPHGWLDDPDDPAVPTAADVMHSGG from the coding sequence ATGACTACCGAGGCGACCTCGACGCTGCGGATCGGCCCGTATCCGGTCGATCCGCCGGTCGTGCTCGCGCCGATGGCGGGCATCACCAATCTCGCGTTCCGCAAGCTGTGCCGGGAGTTCGGCAGCGCCACCTCGATCTACGTGTGCGAGATGATCACCGCCCGCGCGGTCGTGGAGCGCAACGAGAAGACCCTGCACATGATGTCCTTCGACGCCGACGAGCATCCGCGGTCGATGCAGCTCTACGGCGTGGACCCGCAGACGCTCGGCGAGGCCGTGCGCATCATCGTCGGCGAGGGCTGGGCCGACCACATCGACATGAACCTCGGCTGCCCGGTGCCCAAGGTCACCCGGCTCGGCGGCGGTGCCGCGCTGCCCTACAAGCGCGCGCTGTTCGCGCGGATCGTGCGCGCGATGGTCGCCGCCGCGGAACCGGCGGGCGTGCCGGTGACGGTGAAGTTCCGTATCGGCATCGACGACGATCACCACACCTACCTCGACACCGGCCGCATCGCCGAGGCCGAGGGCGCCCGCGCGGTGTCGCTGCATGCCCGCACGGCCGCGCAGCGCTACTCCGGCCAGGCCGACTGGTCGGCGATCGCCCGGCTCAAGGAGGCCGTCACCACCATCCCCGTGCTCGGCAACGGTGACATCTTCGCCGCCGAGGACGCGGTGCGGATGATGGCCGAGACCGGCTGCGACGGCGTGGTGGTCGGCCGCGGCTGCCTGGGGCGGCCCTGGCTGTTCGCCGAGTTGCAGGCGGCGTTGCGCGGTCAGCCGCTGCCGGAGCCGCCCAACCTGGGCCGGGTGGGCGAAGTGCTGTACCGGCACGGTGCGCTGCTGTCCGAACACCTCGGCGAGGACAAGGCCATGCGCGATCTGCGCAAGCACATGGCCTGGTACCTGATGGGCTTCCCGGTCGGCGCGGACCTGCGCCGGTCCTTCGCGACGGTGTCGAGCCTGGCCCAGTTGCGTGACCTGATCGGCCGGCTCGATCCGACCGCGCCGTTCCCCAAGGACGCCGAGGGCCCGCGCGGGCGCCAGGGCTCCCCGGGCAAGGTGGCGCTGCCGCACGGCTGGCTCGACGACCCGGACGATCCCGCCGTGCCCACCGCGGCCGACGTCATGCACAGCGGGGGCTGA